From one Lotus japonicus ecotype B-129 chromosome 3, LjGifu_v1.2 genomic stretch:
- the LOC130745171 gene encoding uncharacterized protein LOC130745171, translated as MFAAPTFYILQLLLLFLIDSSLWQGSDDGNYNCRHILRDHTEVYHMDHELSTPPQDGSNNVDVGSSRKRKSWTNQSDVLDHFTVDPVLTNRARCNYCNT; from the exons ATGTTCGCTGCTCCTACCTTCTACATTCTTCAGCTGCTTCTGCTTTTTCTGATCG ACAGTTCGTTGTGGCAAGGGTCAGATGATGGTAACTATAACTGCAGACATATCTTGAGGGACCACACAGAG GTGTATCATATGGATCACGAGTTATCTACTCCTCCACAAGATGGATCTAACAACGTTGATGTGGGATCTTCTAGAAAACGGAAAAGCTGGACTAACCAGTCTGATGTTTTGGACCATTTCACTGTAGATCCCGTGTTAACTAACAGAGCAAGATGCAATTACTGTAACACTTAG
- the LOC130745173 gene encoding guanine nucleotide exchange factor SPIKE 1, with product MLHLRHRRDSTPATTRWRNKFDENLEQWPHLNELVHCYTTDWVKDENKYGHYDSIGAPSFQNQIYEGPDTDIETEMRLASARRTKGEDISEDDVPSTSGRQFMEAADGEHSDIPKHFSQSPLPAYEPAFDWENERSLIFGQRIPETPISHGMKISVKIQSLQFQAGLAEPFYGTICLYNRERREKLSEDFYFHVLLTEMRDAKVTYEPRAVFYLDAPSASVCLLIQLEKHTTEEGGVTPSVYSRKDPVHLTEREKQKLQVWSQIMPYKESFAWTIVSLFDSSVGTASVGPASPSSPLAPSVSGSSSHEGVFETTSKISLDGKLSYSNGNSVVVEVSNLNKVKESYTEESLQDPKRKLHKPVKGVLKLEIEKHKISPADLENVSENGSTTNDSVDPGDRIADSLAGKYPSNGCDDPQGSNGKEVSGNGSNQHGNSDSYADDFHAFDFRTTTRNEPFLQLFHCLYVYPLTVSLGRKRNLFIRVELREDDADIRRQPLEAVYPRDPSLDASFQKWGHTQVAAGARVACYHDEIKLSLPAMWTPTHHLLFTLFHVDLQTKLEAPKPVVIGYAALPLSSHAQLRSEINLPIMRELVPHYLQDAGRERLDYLEDGKNVFRLRLRLCSSLYPINERIRDFFLEYDRHTLRTSPPWGSELLEAINSLKNVDSTALLQFLHPILNMLLHLIGNGGETLQVAAFRAMVNIVTRVQQESVDDAERNHFLVNYVDCAFDDFGGRQPPVYPGLSTVWGSLARSKAKGYRVGPVYDDVLAMAWFFLELIVKSMALEKTRLFYHSLPIGEDIPPMQLKDGVFRCIMQLYDCLLTEVHERCKKGLSLAKRLNSSLAFFCYDLLSIIEPRQVFELVSLYLDKFSGVCQSVLHECKLTFLQIICDHDLFVEMPGRDPSDRNYLSSVLIQELFVTWDHEDLSLRAKAARILVVLLCKHEFDVRYQKPEDKLYIAQLYFPLIGQILDEMPVFYNLNSVEKREVSIVILQIVRTLDDASLVKAWQQSIARTRLFFKLMEECLLLFEHKKPSDGMLLGSSSRNPVGEAPASPKYSDRLSPAINNYLSEASRQEVRPQGTPDSGYLWQRVNSQLSSPSQPYSLREALAQAQSSRIGASAQALRESLHPLLRQKLELWEENLSAAVSLQVLEVAEKFSTMAASHSITTDYGKLDCITAVFTGFLSRNQPLAFWKAFFPVFNNVFDLHGATLMARENDRFLKQVTFHVLRLAVFRNENIRKRAVVGLQILVRCSFHYFMQTARLRVMLIITLSELMSDVQVTQMRSDGSLEESGEARRLRKSLEEMKDETESACLLKECGLQESALVAIPEKVTENRWSWSEVKYLSDSSLLALDASLEHALLGPVMTMDRYATAESFYKLAMAFAPVPDLHIMWLLHLCDAHQEMQSWAEAAQCAVAVAGVVMQALVARNDGVWSKDHVASLRKICPMVSSEITSEASAAEVEGYGASKLTVDSAVKYLQLANKLFSQAELFHFCASILELVIPVYKSRRAYGQLAKCHTLLTTIYESILEQESSPIPFTDATYYRVGFYGDRFGKLDKKEYIYREPRDVRLGDIMEKLSHIYESRMDGNHTLHIIPDSRQVKAEELQPGVCYLQITAVDAVMEDEDLGSRRERIFSLSTGSVRARVFDRFLFDTPFTKNGKTQGGLEDQWKRRTVLQTEGSFPALVNRLVVIKSESLEFSPVENAIGMIETRTAALRNELEEPRSSEGDQLPRLQSLQRILQGSVAVQVNSGVLSVCTAFLSGEPATRLRSQELQQLIAALLEFMAVCKRAIRVHFRLIGEEDQDFHTQLVNGFQSLTAELSHYIPAILSEL from the exons ATGCTGCATCTCCGGCACCGCCGGGATTCCACTCCGGCCACCACCAGGTGGCGGAATAAG TTTGATGAGAATCTGGAGCAATGGCCGCATCTCAATGAGCTGGTTCATTGCTACACCACGGATTGGGTCAAGGATGAGAACAAGTACGGCCACTACGACAGCATCGGAGCGCCGTCGTTTCAGAATCAGATATATGAGGGCCCTGACACTGACATTGAGACTG AAATGCGGCTTGCTAGTGCGAGACGAACGAAGGGGGAAGATATTAGTGAAGATGATGTCCCTAGTACTTCGGGAAGGCAGTTTATGGAAGCCGCTGATGGAGAACATTCGGATATTCCAAAG CATTTTAGTCAATCTCCGCTTCCTGCTTATGAGCCGGcatttgattgggaaaatgagCGCTCATTGATATTTGGGCAGAGGATACCGGAAACTCCCATATCACA TGGAATGAAGATCTCTGTAAAAATTCagtctttacaatttcaagCAGGATTAGCTG AGCCCTTTTATGGCACAATTTGCTTATACAATagggagagaagagaaaaattatCAGAAGACTTCTACTTTCATGTCTTACTGACTGAAATGCGGGAT GCAAAAGTTACCTATGAACCTCGTGCAGTGTTTTACTTAGATGCGCCATCTGCTTCAGTTTGTTTGTTAATCCAGTTAGAGAAGCATACTACTGAAGAGGGCGGGGTTACTCCTTCTGTTTATTCACGCAAAGATCCA GTTCACTTGACTGAGAGAGAGAAGCAAAAATTGCAGGTGTGGTCTCAAATCATGCCTTACAAAGAGTCCTTCGCATGGACTATTGTATCATTATTTGATAGCAGTGTTGGTACAGCTTCGGTAGGGCCTGCTTCTCCGAGCAGCCCTCTTGCTCCAAGTGTATCTGGTTCAAGTTCCCATGAAGGTGTTTTTGAGACTACTTCAAAAATCTCTTTAGATGGAAAACTGAGTTACTCGAATGGAAATTCTGTTGTAGTTGAGGTTTCAAACTTAAATAAAGTCAAAGAAAGCTATACTGAGGAATCACTACAG GATCCCAAGCGTAAACTGCATAAACCTGTCAAAGGTGTTTTGAAACTGGAAATTGAAAAGCACAAGATATCGCCAGCTGATTTGGAAAATGTGTCAGAAAATGGTAGCACTACCAATGATTCTGTTGACCCAGGGGATCGCATTGCAGATTCACTGGCCGGAAAGTATCCTAGTAATGGTTGTGATGATCCTCAGGGTAGTAATGGGAAAGAAGTTTCGGGCAATGGATCAAATCAACATGGAAATTCAGATTCTTATGCTGATGAT TTCCATGCTTTTGACTTCCGCACTACAACAAGAAACGAGCCTTTTTTGCAACTTTTTCACTGCCTGTATGTGTATCCGTTGACTGTAAGTTTGGGTAGGAAAAGGAATTTGTTCATACGGGTTGAACTCAGGGAGGATGATGCTGATATTCGTAGACAGCCATTGGAG GCAGTGTATCCTAGAGATCCAAGTCTAGATGCATCATTTCAGAAGTGGGGTCACACCCAAGTTGCTGCTGGGGCTAGGGTTGCTTGCTACCATGATGAAATTAAACTTTCACTTCCTGCAATGTGGACACCCACGCACCACCTCCTATTTACTCTATTTCATGTTGATCTACAAACAAAATTGGAAGCTCCAAAGCCA GTGGTAATTGGATATGCAGCTCTTCCTTTATCATCACATGCTCA GCTGCGATCAGAAATAAATCTTCCAATTATGAGAGAGTTGGTCCCTCATTATCTCCAGGATGCAGGACGG GAGAGATTGGATTATTTGGAAGATGGGAAAAACGTCTTCAGACTGCGTTTACGGCTATGTTCTTCTTTATACCCTATCAATGAACGTATTAGAGATTTCTTTCTTGAATACGACCGCCACACTCTTCGTACAAGTCCGCCTTGGGGTTCTGAACTTCTGGAG GCTATTAATAGTTTGAAGAATGTTGATTCCACTGCATTACTTCAGTTTCTTCACCCAATTCTTAACATGCTACTTCATCTTATTGGTAATGGTGGAGAAACATTACAG GTTGCAGCTTTCCGGGCTATGGTTAATATTGTAACCAG GGTACAGCAAGAGTCGGTTGATGATGCTGAAAGAAATCATTTTCTAGTCAACTATGTGGATTGTGCTTTTGATGATTTTGGTGGTCGACAACCACCAGTATATCCTGGATTATCCACTGTCTGGGGAAGCCTGGCACGAAGTAAG GCTAAAGGGTATCGTGTTGGACCTGTGTATGATGATGTTTTGGCAATGGCTTGGTTTTTTCTGGAGCTAATTGTTAAATCAATGGCATTGGAGAAGACTCGCCTCTTCTATCATAGTCTTCCGATAG GTGAAGATATCCCACCAATGCAGTTAAAGGATGGTGTATTCAGATGTATAATGCAGTTGTACGATTGCCTTCTTACTGAGGTGCATGAACGCTGCAAAAAGGGTTTAAGCTTAGCAAAACGGTTGAACAGTAGTTTGGCCTTCTTTTGTTATGATCTTCTATCCATTATTGAGCCACGACAAGTTTTTGAGCTG GTATCTTTATATCTTGATAAGTTCTCTGGTGTATGTCAATCGGTTCTTCACGAATGCAAACTTACATTTTTACAAATAATATGTGACCATGATCTTTTTGTTGAAATGCCTGGGAGAGACCCTTCAGATAG GAACTACCTTTCATCTGTATTGATACAAGAACTTTTTGTTACTTGGGATCATGAAGATTTGTCTCTACGAGCAAAG GCAGCGAGAATATTGGTTGTGCTCTTGTGCAAGCATGAGTTTGATGTCAGATACCAGAAGCCAGAAGATAAGTTGTATATTGCTCAGCTCTATTTCCCACTTATTGGACAG ATATTAGATGAAATGCCTGTTTTTTACAACCTGAATTCTGTTGAAAAGCGTGAAGTATCCATTGTGATTCTGCAAATAGTTCGAACCCTTGATGATGCATCTCTTGTCAAGGCATGGCAGCAAAGCATTGCCCGGACTAGATTGTTTTTCAAGCTTATGGAGGAATGCTTACTTCTATTTGAG CACAAAAAGCCCTCTGATGGCATGTTACTTGGCTCAAGTTCTCGCAACCCTGTAGGGGAGGCGCCTGCGTCTCCCAAGTACTCTGATAGACTTTCTCCTGCAATCAACAACTATCTATCGGAGGCCTCAAGGCAGGAAGTCAGG CCTCAGGGAACACCTGATAGTGGATACTTATGGCAGAGAGTAAATTCACAGTTAAGCTCCCCTAGCCAGCCATATTCGTTGAGAGAAGCTCTTGCTCAAGCACAGTCCTCTAGGATTGGAGCTTCTGCTCAAGCACTTCGAGAATCACTACACCCACTATTGAGGCAGAAATTG GAACTTTGGGAGGAAAACTTGAGTGCTGCTGTCAGTCTTCAGGTTTTGGAGGTGGCTGAAAAGTTCTCTACGATGGCAGCATCGCATAGCATTACCACTGATTATGGAAAACTTGATTGCATCACAGCAGTATTCACGGGCTTTCTATCGAGAAATCAGCCACTCGCTTTTTGGAAAGCTTTTTTTCCTGTATTTAACAATGTGTTTGATTTACATGGGGCAACTCTAATGGCAAGGGAAAATGATCGTTTTCTAAAGCAAGTCACTTTCCATGTCCTTCGGCTTGCTGTTTTTCGAAATGAAAACATCAGGAAAAGGGCAGTTGTTGGGCTTCAAATACTTGTGAGG TGTTCATTTCATTACTTTATGCAGACAGCAAGATTAAGAGTAATGTTGATTATCACATTATCAGAGCTAATGTCTGATGTGCAAGTGACTCAAATGCGATCTGATGGAAGCCTAGAAGAGAGTGGTGAAGCAAGACGACTTAGGAAATCTTTAGAAGAAATGAAGGATGAAACTGAAAGTGCTTGCCTGTTGAAGGAGTGTGGATTACAAGAGAGTGCTCTTGTGGCCATACCAGAAAAAGTGACAGAGAATAGGTGGTCCTGGTCAGAAGTGAAATATCTCTCTGACAGTTCTCTTTTGGCCCTTGATGCTAGCTTGGAGCATGCACTGTTG GGCCCTGTGATGACTATGGATAGATATGCTACTGCTGAAAGCTTCTATAAATTGGCAATGGCATTTGCTCCAGTTCCTGATCTTCACATAATGTGGCTGCTTCATCTATGTGATGCGCATCAGGAAATGCAGTCATGGGCAGAAGCTGCTCAGTGTGCCGTTGCCGTTGCTGGTGTTGTGATGCAG GCCCTTGTTGCCAGAAATGATGGTGTTTGGAGCAAAGACCATGTTGCTTCATTACGTAAGATTTGTCCCATGGTCAGCAGTGAGATCACATCTGAAGCATCTGCTGCAGAGGTAGAGGGATATGGTGCTTCAAAACTGACAGTTGACTCTGCTGTGAAGTACCTGCAGcttgctaataagctcttttcACAAGCTGAGCTTTTTCATTTTTGTGCAAGCATTCTGGAACTTGTAATTCCAGTTTACAAAAGCAGGAGGGCTTATGGACAGCTAGCTAAATGTCACACATTACTTACCACAATCTATGAGTCGATACTTGAACAGGAATCTAGTCCAATTCCTTTTACTGATGCAACATACTACAGAGTTGGATTTTACGGTGATAGATTTGGAAAACTTGACAAAAAGGAATATATATATCGGGAGCCACGTGATGTGCGTCTAGGGGATATAATGGAAAAGCTTAGTCACATATACGAGTCTAGAATGGATGGTAATCATACTTTGCACATTATTCCAGATTCTAGGCAAGTGAAGGCAGAGGAGTTACAGCCTGGTGTCTGCTACCTTCAGATTACTGCCGTTGATGCAGTcatggaagatgaagatttaGGAAGTAGAAGAGAAagaattttttctctttctactGGAAGTGTCCGTGCTCGTGTGTTTGACCGTTTCTTGTTTGATACCCCATTTACAAAAAATGGCAAGACTCAAGGTGGATTGGAAGATCAATGGAAGAGACGCACTGTTCTTCAGACCGAGGGTTCATTTCCAGCTTTAGTAAATAGGCTAGTGGTAATCAAATCTGAGTCCCTTGAATTTTCGCCTGTAGAAAATGCAATTGGAATGATTGAAACGCGAACAGCTGCATTAAGAAATGAGCTTGAAGAGCCTCGAAGTTCTGAGGGGGATCAACTTCCACGACTCCAGAGTCTACAAAGAATCCTTCAAGGCAGTGTTGCAGTACAA GTGAATAGTGGGGTTTTGAGTGTTTGCACAGCCTTCTTGTCTGGGGAGCCTGCAACAAGGTTGCGATCACAGGAACTGCAGCAACTTATAGCTGCTCTTCTTGAGTTCATGGCTGTATGTAAACGTGCCATCCGGGTACATTTCAGATTGATTGGTGAGGAAGATCAGGATTTCCATACGCAACTTGTAAATGGATTTCAGTCTCTAACAGCCGAGTTATCGCACTACATTCCTGCCATTCtctcagagctatga